In Malus sylvestris chromosome 15, drMalSylv7.2, whole genome shotgun sequence, a single genomic region encodes these proteins:
- the LOC126603103 gene encoding uncharacterized protein LOC126603103 codes for MNSGRCRCCNTKPSFQLSQFTEIGRKIQCESNREHTSNQSQRIIGDNIKKAAVVDLIESEKVLKAAQEHGVVQWLYRRKGQRMLSLSLSLSLIVAPCSSPPKPNGFSPIRSSRQVSHV; via the exons ATGAACAGTGGAAGGTGTCGTTGCTGTAACACGAAACCCAGCTTTCAGCTATCC CAATTCACTGAAATTGGCCGCAAAATCCAATGCGAAAGTAACAGAGAGCACACTTCCAACCAAAGTCAAAG AATTATTGGCGATAATATCAAAAAAGCAGCGGTTGTGGATCTAATTGAATCTGAGAAGGTTCTGAAAGCAGCCCAAGAACATGGCGTCG TCCAATGGCTGTATAGAAGAAAAGGACAAcgcatgctctctctctctctctctctctctctcatagtaGCTCCGTGTTCCTCTCCCCCCAAACCTAATGGATTCAGCCCAATTCGGAGCTCCAG GCAGGTATCGCATGTATAA
- the LOC126602116 gene encoding BEACH domain-containing protein C2-like isoform X1, producing the protein MFIVESTEDPAYRAVYMLLSQLKDEVDGKIVVAGISTTWALESEHASTHLHEWIDLIFGYKQRGKEAIMANNFFFYITYEGTVDIHKISDPVQQRATQDQIAYFGQTASQLLTFPHLKRLPLADVLHVQ; encoded by the exons ATGTTTATTGTGGAAAGCACAGAAGACCCTGCTTATCGAGCTGTATATATGCTACTATCACAGCTTAAG GACGAGGTTGATGGTAAGATTGTTGTGGCTGGTATTTCAACAACCTGGGCTCTTGAAAGTGAGCATGCATCTACGCATTTGCATGAATGGATTGATCTCATATTCGG GTATAAGCAGCGTGGCAAAGAAGCTATAATGgcaaataattttttcttttacattaCCTATGAAGGGACAGTGGATATTCATAAGATCTCAGACCCA GTACAACAGCGTGCAACACAGGACCAGATTGCATACTTTGGGCAAACGGCATCCCAACTGCTTACCTTCCCTCACTTGAAGAGGTTGCCATTAGCAGATGTTCTTCATGTACAG TGA
- the LOC126602116 gene encoding BEACH domain-containing protein C2-like isoform X2, translating to MICFKFNFISLQDEVDGKIVVAGISTTWALESEHASTHLHEWIDLIFGYKQRGKEAIMANNFFFYITYEGTVDIHKISDPVQQRATQDQIAYFGQTASQLLTFPHLKRLPLADVLHVQ from the exons ATGATCTGTTTTAAGTTTAACTTCATTTCCTTGCAGGACGAGGTTGATGGTAAGATTGTTGTGGCTGGTATTTCAACAACCTGGGCTCTTGAAAGTGAGCATGCATCTACGCATTTGCATGAATGGATTGATCTCATATTCGG GTATAAGCAGCGTGGCAAAGAAGCTATAATGgcaaataattttttcttttacattaCCTATGAAGGGACAGTGGATATTCATAAGATCTCAGACCCA GTACAACAGCGTGCAACACAGGACCAGATTGCATACTTTGGGCAAACGGCATCCCAACTGCTTACCTTCCCTCACTTGAAGAGGTTGCCATTAGCAGATGTTCTTCATGTACAG TGA